One Deinococcus reticulitermitis genomic region harbors:
- the hemE gene encoding uroporphyrinogen decarboxylase, with protein MTRPQSEQAPEPRPATAPPPTDRPSAVDPSIARVPSVRAVAKPELDPRVRDSAFLKTLRGEEAPHTPVWFMRQAGRYMPEYRALRAGKSMLDCIRTPELAAEITLQPIGAMPLDAAILFNDILTPLPTMGLDLDFVGGVGPLIGNPIQTPADVDRLGVPATGETMPYTAESIRLLVPELNARGIPLIGFVGAPFTLASYAIEGKGSRNYERTKRFMYAEPAAWERLMGKFEALLADYLTEQVKAGASAVQIFDSWVGALSVYDYRTFVKPATGRLIERVKALGVPVIYFGTGATHLMPDMSELGSDVMGADWRTPLDQAWGLIQPGQRIQGNLDPLLLQAPWRELKFQTDRILREAGGRPGHVFNVGHGLLPETPQTMVHRLTDYVHEQTRR; from the coding sequence GTGACTCGACCTCAAAGCGAACAGGCGCCCGAGCCCCGGCCCGCCACCGCCCCGCCACCGACCGACCGGCCCAGCGCTGTCGATCCCTCGATTGCCCGTGTGCCGTCGGTCCGCGCCGTCGCCAAGCCCGAACTCGACCCCCGGGTGCGCGACTCGGCCTTCCTCAAGACCCTGCGCGGGGAAGAGGCGCCGCATACCCCGGTGTGGTTCATGCGGCAGGCGGGGCGCTACATGCCCGAATACCGCGCGCTGCGGGCCGGCAAGTCGATGCTCGACTGCATCCGCACGCCCGAACTCGCCGCCGAGATCACCTTGCAGCCGATTGGGGCGATGCCGCTCGACGCCGCGATTCTCTTCAACGACATCCTGACGCCGCTGCCGACGATGGGCCTCGACCTCGACTTCGTGGGCGGGGTGGGGCCGCTGATCGGCAACCCGATCCAGACGCCCGCCGACGTGGACCGCCTCGGCGTGCCGGCGACGGGCGAGACGATGCCGTATACCGCCGAGAGCATCCGACTGCTCGTCCCCGAGCTGAATGCGCGCGGCATCCCGCTGATCGGCTTTGTCGGGGCGCCCTTCACACTCGCGAGCTACGCCATCGAGGGCAAGGGCTCGCGCAACTACGAGCGCACCAAGCGCTTCATGTACGCCGAGCCTGCCGCCTGGGAACGCCTGATGGGCAAGTTCGAGGCGCTGCTCGCCGACTACCTCACCGAGCAGGTGAAGGCCGGCGCGAGTGCCGTCCAGATTTTCGACTCGTGGGTGGGCGCCCTGTCGGTCTACGACTACCGCACCTTCGTGAAGCCCGCGACCGGGCGGCTGATCGAGCGGGTGAAGGCCCTCGGCGTGCCCGTCATCTACTTCGGGACCGGCGCTACGCACCTGATGCCCGACATGTCCGAACTCGGCTCCGACGTGATGGGGGCCGACTGGCGCACCCCGCTCGACCAGGCGTGGGGGCTGATCCAGCCGGGCCAGCGCATCCAGGGCAACCTCGACCCGCTGCTGCTGCAAGCGCCGTGGCGCGAGCTGAAGTTCCAGACCGACCGGATTCTGCGTGAAGCTGGCGGGCGCCCCGGGCACGTCTTCAACGTGGGGCACGGCCTCCTCCCCGAGACGCCGCAGACGATGGTGCACCGCCTGACCGACTACGTGCACGAGCAGACCCGGCGCTGA
- the hemH gene encoding ferrochelatase produces MTDQTHTNTDTTHTEKPIGILFMAYGGPESLDDMPGYLADIRAGRVTSGAILDEITNNYRQIGGKSPLPEFTRAQVDATMAGLQSLGRPLKAYVGMRHWSPWIEDAVRDMLDDGIEKAVAIVLAPHYSSMSVAKYQKKIKAALQMNHGHIDFVFVNEYHTEPGYVTALADRVREGVQSFPEGERDDVHVILSAHSLPVRIEKEGDPYSRQLLESARLVAGQAGLRDDQWSWSYQSAGRSPEPWLGPQLDEHLRDLAAQGVKKVVSVPVGFVSDHVEILFDIDIAAQEVAGELGMTLVRPPALNTDPLFIGTLSSVIGRQVAEL; encoded by the coding sequence ATGACGGACCAGACCCATACAAACACGGACACGACACACACCGAAAAACCCATCGGCATCCTCTTCATGGCCTACGGCGGCCCCGAGTCGCTGGACGACATGCCCGGCTACCTCGCCGACATCCGCGCGGGACGGGTGACTTCGGGCGCCATCCTCGACGAGATCACCAACAACTACCGCCAGATCGGCGGGAAGTCGCCGCTGCCCGAGTTCACGCGCGCGCAGGTGGACGCGACGATGGCGGGGCTTCAGAGCCTCGGGCGGCCTCTGAAGGCGTATGTCGGCATGCGCCACTGGTCCCCGTGGATCGAGGACGCCGTGCGCGACATGCTCGACGACGGCATCGAAAAGGCCGTCGCCATCGTGCTCGCGCCGCACTACTCCTCCATGAGCGTCGCCAAGTACCAGAAGAAGATCAAGGCCGCGCTCCAGATGAACCACGGCCACATCGACTTCGTCTTCGTCAACGAGTACCACACCGAGCCGGGTTATGTCACCGCGCTCGCCGACCGCGTGCGCGAAGGCGTCCAGAGCTTCCCCGAGGGCGAACGCGACGACGTGCACGTGATTCTCTCGGCGCACAGCCTGCCGGTCCGGATCGAGAAGGAGGGCGACCCGTATTCGCGGCAACTCCTCGAATCGGCGCGGCTGGTGGCAGGGCAGGCGGGCTTGCGCGACGACCAGTGGTCCTGGAGCTACCAGTCGGCGGGCCGCAGCCCCGAGCCCTGGCTGGGGCCGCAGCTCGACGAGCACCTGCGCGACCTCGCCGCTCAGGGCGTGAAGAAGGTGGTGAGCGTGCCGGTGGGCTTCGTCTCCGACCATGTGGAAATCCTCTTCGACATCGACATCGCCGCGCAGGAGGTCGCCGGGGAACTCGGGATGACGCTGGTGCGTCCGCCCGCGCTGAACACCGATCCCCTCTTCATCGGCACCCTGAGCAGCGTGATCGGGCGCCAGGTGGCTGAGCTGTGA
- the gatC gene encoding Asp-tRNA(Asn)/Glu-tRNA(Gln) amidotransferase subunit GatC: MIDAAQIEHLAALARLHLTPEERTAMQQGLTRVLGYFDQLSEADTEGVEEMQRPITLVNVLRDDVPGEVLPLRVIEELAPEMEGGFIRVPRTVEAE, translated from the coding sequence ATGATTGACGCGGCCCAGATCGAACACCTCGCGGCCCTCGCGCGGCTGCACCTCACGCCGGAGGAGAGAACGGCGATGCAGCAGGGCCTGACCCGCGTGCTCGGCTACTTCGACCAGCTCAGCGAGGCCGACACCGAGGGCGTCGAGGAGATGCAGCGCCCCATCACCCTCGTCAACGTGCTGCGCGACGACGTGCCGGGTGAGGTCCTGCCCCTGCGCGTGATCGAGGAACTCGCCCCTGAGATGGAGGGCGGCTTTATCCGCGTTCCCCGCACCGTCGAGGCCGAGTGA
- a CDS encoding endonuclease: protein MDLPRELLEETQARYLRRDPEREQCRAQLEAGGPLAADTEVRVEARLARLGVPLPEARALATGQADGLAVAAQLPEDARLPLERVLGANDLVGVAYLDLARAASRAVGRVVLRDARGRTQGYGTGWLCGPGALLTNHHVLESAAVARTAVVEFDYELRPDGTLRDRVTLNLDPDTLFLTSEGLDYSLVAVGGDTSAFGWLPLFGSVGKVLVGEALSIIQHPSGEPKQIALRENRLVDLLPDFLHYETDTAPGSSGSPVFNDAWEVVALHHSGVPRKDAQGRTLRRDGQPVQPGDPDTLIDWIANEGVRVSRIVADLRAQAEGISSALLAGVLAAQRPSVAAERQSAGAAPVLDLGPLTVGADGVATVPVTLRLRVGGGEAAAPGPVPSPARPYLDPADGEKAAAYYAGVPTDATPQSRFQALSELVTRTHTQTVAYDPADELYPWVDLWPDGKLRSLYSAREHAPEEFIAADRAVTERRLALAAREGLDAEALEAALPYNCEHVVPQSWFGKRQPMRGDLHHLFSCEPDCNSFRGNTPYFDFPDYGEALRSDCGRREPGEFEPAHGKGAAARATLYFLLRYPGVVRQYAERHLQTLLAWHAADPPGDWERHRNAAISLRQGNRNPLIDYPEWGAGVAWAEGLGR from the coding sequence ATGGACCTTCCGCGTGAGCTGCTCGAAGAGACCCAGGCCCGCTACCTCCGCCGGGACCCCGAGCGCGAGCAGTGCCGCGCCCAGCTGGAGGCGGGCGGCCCCCTCGCCGCCGATACCGAGGTGCGGGTCGAAGCCCGCCTGGCCCGTCTGGGCGTGCCGCTGCCCGAAGCGCGGGCGCTCGCCACAGGGCAGGCCGACGGGCTGGCCGTCGCCGCGCAGCTTCCCGAGGACGCCCGGCTCCCGCTGGAGCGGGTACTGGGGGCTAATGACCTCGTAGGCGTCGCCTACCTCGACCTCGCGCGGGCGGCGTCGCGGGCGGTGGGGCGGGTGGTGCTGCGCGACGCCCGGGGGCGCACCCAGGGCTACGGCACGGGCTGGCTGTGCGGCCCCGGGGCGCTCCTCACCAACCACCACGTGCTGGAGAGCGCGGCGGTGGCCCGTACGGCGGTCGTAGAGTTCGACTACGAATTGCGGCCCGATGGCACCCTGCGCGACCGGGTGACGCTGAACCTCGATCCCGACACGCTGTTCCTGACCTCGGAAGGGCTGGACTACTCGCTCGTGGCGGTGGGGGGCGACACGTCGGCCTTCGGGTGGCTGCCCCTCTTCGGCAGCGTGGGCAAGGTCCTGGTGGGCGAGGCGCTGAGCATCATCCAGCACCCGTCGGGCGAGCCCAAGCAGATCGCGCTGCGCGAGAACCGCCTCGTGGACCTCTTGCCCGACTTTCTGCACTACGAGACGGACACCGCGCCGGGATCGAGCGGGAGCCCGGTGTTCAACGACGCCTGGGAGGTCGTGGCTCTGCACCACAGCGGCGTGCCGCGCAAGGACGCTCAGGGGCGGACCTTACGGCGTGACGGTCAGCCCGTGCAGCCCGGCGACCCCGACACCCTGATCGACTGGATCGCCAACGAGGGGGTGCGCGTCAGCCGGATCGTGGCCGACTTGCGGGCGCAGGCGGAGGGGATCTCCAGTGCCCTGCTCGCGGGCGTGCTCGCGGCGCAGCGGCCCTCGGTGGCAGCCGAGCGGCAGAGCGCCGGGGCCGCCCCGGTCCTCGACCTCGGCCCCCTGACCGTGGGGGCGGACGGGGTGGCGACGGTGCCCGTCACGCTGCGGCTGCGGGTGGGCGGTGGGGAGGCGGCGGCCCCCGGCCCGGTCCCCTCGCCCGCCCGCCCTTACCTCGACCCGGCGGACGGGGAAAAGGCGGCGGCCTACTACGCCGGGGTGCCGACGGACGCGACTCCGCAGAGCCGTTTTCAGGCCCTCTCCGAACTCGTGACGCGCACGCACACGCAGACGGTGGCCTATGACCCCGCCGACGAACTCTACCCCTGGGTGGACCTCTGGCCCGACGGCAAGCTGCGCAGCCTCTACTCGGCCCGCGAGCACGCGCCGGAAGAGTTCATTGCCGCTGACCGGGCCGTCACCGAGCGCCGCCTGGCCCTGGCCGCCCGCGAGGGACTGGACGCGGAAGCGCTGGAGGCTGCCTTGCCCTACAACTGCGAGCACGTGGTCCCGCAGTCGTGGTTCGGCAAGCGCCAGCCCATGCGCGGGGACCTGCACCACCTCTTCTCGTGCGAGCCGGACTGCAACTCGTTCCGGGGCAATACTCCCTACTTCGACTTCCCCGACTACGGCGAGGCCCTGCGCAGCGACTGCGGGCGGCGCGAGCCCGGCGAGTTCGAGCCCGCGCACGGCAAGGGGGCAGCGGCCCGGGCGACCCTCTACTTCCTGCTGCGCTACCCCGGCGTGGTGCGGCAGTACGCCGAGCGGCACCTGCAAACGCTGCTGGCGTGGCATGCGGCGGACCCGCCCGGCGACTGGGAGCGGCACCGCAACGCGGCGATCTCCCTGCGCCAGGGGAACCGCAATCCGCTGATCGACTACCCCGAGTGGGGGGCGGGGGTCGCCTGGGCCGAGGGGCTGGGGCGATGA
- the serS gene encoding serine--tRNA ligase translates to MLDLKFIRENLDAVRHAIEVKGTALDLGELLTLDREVLALKQRVEARQTERNANAKLVPKASPDERPALIQKGKDLGEELKALEPELRGAEERLRGLLLRVPNIPHPSVPVGKDDSENVELRREGQLPEFAFTPLDHVELLERQGWSDPERVARVSGSRSYLLKGDAVMLEMAVLTFALDFLRGRGLEPLSTTALVRPETLVGSGHFPGGEDQVYKVEGDELMLAGTAEVPVNSLYAGEQLAGEQLPLAYAAVSAAFRSEAGSAGRDVRGLIRVHEFRKVEQYVLTRADEEEALGWFARILENAEAMLRALELPYRVVQNCTGDMGAGKVLMYDLETWVPSEGLYRETHSCSYLGDWQARRTGLRYRDESGKLVYAHTLNNTGIATPRILVPLLENHQQADGTIRVPAALRPYLGGREVLGRAVR, encoded by the coding sequence ATGCTCGACCTCAAATTCATCCGCGAGAACCTCGATGCCGTGCGCCACGCCATTGAGGTCAAGGGAACAGCCCTCGATCTAGGCGAGCTGCTGACCCTCGACCGCGAGGTGCTGGCCCTCAAGCAGCGCGTCGAGGCCCGCCAGACCGAGCGCAACGCCAACGCCAAGCTGGTCCCCAAGGCGTCCCCCGACGAGCGCCCCGCCTTGATTCAGAAGGGAAAGGACCTCGGCGAAGAACTCAAGGCCCTCGAACCCGAGCTGCGCGGAGCCGAGGAACGGCTGCGCGGACTGCTGCTGCGCGTCCCGAACATTCCGCACCCGTCGGTCCCGGTGGGCAAGGACGACTCGGAGAACGTCGAACTGCGCCGGGAAGGACAGCTCCCCGAGTTCGCCTTCACCCCGCTCGATCACGTCGAACTGCTGGAGCGCCAGGGCTGGAGCGACCCCGAGCGGGTGGCGCGGGTGTCGGGCAGCCGCTCGTACCTGCTGAAGGGCGACGCGGTGATGCTGGAGATGGCCGTCTTGACCTTCGCGCTGGACTTCCTGCGCGGGCGCGGGCTGGAGCCGCTGAGCACGACGGCCCTGGTGCGCCCCGAAACGCTGGTGGGCTCGGGCCATTTCCCCGGCGGCGAGGATCAGGTGTACAAGGTGGAAGGCGACGAGCTGATGCTGGCCGGAACCGCCGAGGTGCCCGTGAACAGCCTCTACGCGGGCGAACAGCTCGCGGGCGAGCAGTTGCCCCTCGCCTACGCCGCCGTCAGCGCGGCCTTCCGCTCGGAGGCAGGGTCGGCGGGGCGCGACGTGCGAGGACTGATCCGCGTCCACGAGTTCCGCAAGGTCGAGCAGTACGTGCTGACCCGCGCCGACGAGGAAGAAGCGCTGGGCTGGTTCGCCCGCATCCTGGAGAACGCCGAGGCCATGCTGCGGGCGCTGGAACTGCCCTACCGGGTCGTGCAGAACTGCACCGGCGATATGGGCGCGGGCAAGGTGCTGATGTACGACCTGGAAACCTGGGTGCCCAGCGAGGGCCTGTACCGCGAAACGCATTCCTGCTCGTACCTGGGCGACTGGCAGGCCCGCCGCACCGGCCTGCGCTACCGCGACGAGTCGGGCAAGCTGGTCTATGCCCACACCCTGAACAACACCGGCATCGCCACCCCACGCATCCTGGTGCCGCTGCTCGAAAACCACCAGCAGGCCGACGGGACCATTCGCGTTCCGGCGGCGCTCAGGCCGTACCTGGGCGGGCGCGAGGTGCTGGGGCGGGCGGTGCGGTAG
- a CDS encoding S41 family peptidase, with product MSSPRRAPPLLAVAAALVLGAAQASPATDLYTAATRAVRDIYYGWSTQDFAALDRRYAQVLAERCAPQGERCDYATGRAVLSDLLGAFGDGHTYVRDPEGAARLREVERDLAVQRSGVRVARVEGGLLVVAVTPGSPAERQGLRRFDLLTTVQGQAAGRRGGQEAPIGATEFASLERRGEPLTVTLRRAGEPERAVQLPVAPLQARDEPSLEWVGAGGQAAVIQIPSFLPQNTAELFLKQVRRVQAAGVRALVVDLRFNSGGSLMQCVAAASIFGPVVYNANYRVGGFSFTGLNGGVGRYLETVFAAPDQRVWTGAAAVLVGPDTASCAEVFSHYAQSYGVKVVGEPTTGVGNSGVLLRNLPDGGVVAVTAFRAYASGDRPLPARVVPDLVAPLDIGLLTTTGRDSGLEAALAALSPALK from the coding sequence GTGTCGTCTCCGCGCCGCGCCCCTCCCCTGCTGGCTGTGGCTGCCGCCCTCGTGCTCGGCGCGGCCCAGGCCAGTCCCGCCACCGACCTCTACACGGCCGCGACGCGGGCGGTACGCGACATCTACTATGGCTGGTCCACCCAGGATTTCGCGGCGCTCGACCGCCGGTATGCCCAGGTGCTCGCCGAACGCTGCGCGCCGCAGGGGGAGCGCTGCGATTACGCGACGGGCCGCGCCGTCCTGAGTGATCTGCTCGGGGCGTTCGGGGACGGGCACACCTACGTGCGTGACCCCGAGGGCGCCGCGCGGCTGCGCGAAGTCGAGCGCGATCTCGCCGTGCAGCGCAGCGGCGTGCGCGTCGCGCGGGTCGAGGGCGGGCTGCTCGTGGTGGCCGTGACGCCCGGTAGCCCGGCAGAGCGCCAGGGCCTGCGCCGTTTTGACCTGCTCACCACGGTCCAGGGGCAGGCAGCGGGCCGGCGCGGTGGGCAGGAGGCCCCGATCGGCGCCACCGAGTTCGCCAGCCTGGAGCGGCGCGGCGAGCCCCTGACCGTCACGCTGCGCCGCGCCGGAGAGCCGGAGCGCGCCGTGCAGCTCCCGGTGGCTCCGCTTCAGGCCCGCGACGAGCCCTCGCTCGAGTGGGTGGGGGCGGGCGGTCAGGCCGCAGTGATTCAGATTCCCAGCTTCCTGCCGCAGAACACGGCGGAACTGTTTCTGAAGCAGGTGCGTCGGGTACAGGCGGCCGGGGTCCGCGCCCTGGTGGTCGACCTGCGGTTCAACAGCGGCGGCAGCCTGATGCAGTGCGTGGCCGCGGCGAGCATTTTTGGGCCGGTCGTCTACAACGCCAACTACCGGGTGGGGGGGTTTTCCTTTACTGGCTTGAACGGGGGGGTGGGGCGCTATCTCGAGACCGTGTTCGCCGCGCCCGATCAGCGGGTGTGGACGGGGGCGGCGGCGGTCCTCGTCGGTCCTGACACCGCCTCGTGCGCCGAGGTGTTCAGCCACTACGCGCAGAGCTACGGAGTCAAGGTCGTGGGGGAACCCACCACCGGCGTCGGCAACAGCGGCGTGCTGCTCAGGAACCTGCCTGACGGCGGCGTGGTGGCGGTGACGGCCTTCCGGGCCTACGCGTCGGGGGACCGCCCGCTGCCGGCGCGCGTCGTGCCGGATCTTGTCGCGCCCCTCGACATCGGGCTCCTCACGACCACCGGGCGCGACAGTGGCCTCGAAGCGGCGCTGGCGGCGCTCTCACCTGCGCTGAAGTAG